CCGCCTGATGGTCTGACCGTTTTTTTGGGTTGGTCTCCGCACTTATCGCAATTTCCACATTCATCGATTTCTTCATCAAAGTACGAAAGGAGGAGCCGTCTTCTGCATGACCCGGCCGTGCAGTATGCATACATCTGATCCAGTTTTTCTCTCGCAATTTCCGACTTTTTCGGATCGGTGAACTCCCGTACGAGCATAGTATCGATCTTGCGCCGATCGCCCGCGGAGTAAAACAGCAGGCACTCCCCCGGCCTCCCATCCCTTCCCGCACGGCCGGTCTCCTGGTAATAAGACTCGATGTCTTTTGGCATATGGGAATGGATCACATATCTGACATCCGGCTTATCGATCCCCATGCCGAAAGCGACCGTGGCACAGATAACCCTGATCGAGTTGTTCAGAAATCCCTCCTGGACCCTGCTTCGTTCCGGTGTCGGCAGACCCGCGTGATACGGATTTGCGAGGATATGGACCTTTCGGAGGCGCTCCGCCATCTCTTCGGTACTCGCCCGGGAGAAACAGTAGATGATCCCCGAATCATCTTTGTGGGCAGTAACATAGCTGATGATTTTCTGCATCCTGACCTGGGCGTTCGGCTCGGCAAATGCTGAGTACCGGAGATTTCTCCGGTCGAAACTTCCGATGAACTCCGCAGGGTCCTTCAGCCGCAGCTCTTTTATGATATCCTCCCGCACCCTTTGAGTGGCCGTGGCCGTAAAAGCGGCAATCGGAACGCCGGGGAACTTGTCCCGCAGATGCTTTATCTCCCGGTACTCGGGTCGGAACTGATGCCCCCACATCGAAATACAGTGTGCCTCGTCCACGGCAAAAAGCGCGATCTTACAGCCGGCAAGCGTCGCGAAAAATGCCGGGGTGACCGCCCGCTCCGGCGAAACATACAGAATCCGGATCTTTCCTTCCTTCATCTCACGCTCGACCCTGCGCCGTTCATCATAGGTCTGCAGACTGTTCAGGGTTTCCACCGTTACTCCTTGGTTCGAGAGCGAATCCACCTGATCTTTCATCAGGGCGATCAAGGGAGAGATAACGATCGTCATCCCCTCAAGCATCATGGCCGGGAGCTGATAACAGAGGGATTTCCCCCCGCCCGTCGCCATCACTGCGAGTACATCCCTCCCGCTGACGATCGTTTCAATGATCTCCTGCTGGTTTGGACGGAACGTCTGATGATGGAAGTATCTTTCCAGAGTTTGCTGTATCCCTTTCGTCATGAAATTCTATGCAGATGACATTCTTCACCTTTATTTTGGTGCCGGCGGGGTATTCACTTTTCTCTTATCCACTTTATTCATTGCTCAGCTTTTGGGAGTGTAATTTTGTTCAGAATAGGTACTCCGAAAAGTCAGATACCAACGCCTTGTCAAGTTCCTGCTCATTAACGACGCTTGTTTCTGTAAACAGGAAAGCGAACAATCCCATTTCCGGGGCTTCAACCTTGCGGACGTCAAGAACATGTTCAAACTCAGTATAGAGTTTACCGTAGTTGAATCTGTCACTGTCTATCTCTTTTCCGCCCTTGTCGAGCAGGATCATGCTGTATATCTTCCCAAGTTTTTTACCGATAATATCATCAAAATCAGGTTTGATCTGATTCAGATAGCAGTCTACTGTGTTTATGCCGTAAGCAAAATACGCTATATCTGTAGAACAGGAACCGGCGAACCTCAGCGGGTTGAATTCTATTGGGATAATATCGTCTTCGGTAACTCTGACCTCGATATGCATCGGAAAATCCGTTATACGTAATTGTGTATTGATGCGTTCAAGGAACCGGGTAAACGGCTGAAGATACTCCTGCATGATTTCAGCAGACGTATAATATATTCTGTCTCTGACATCGCATTCGGATGCAAACCTGTGGGTCAGGATATTCAGTATGACCGGTTTTCCTTCAGTATCGTAATACGCGTCGATTGCATATTCCGTGCCTCTGATATATTGTTCAAGAAGGAATTTTGAACCGATGACCGTTTCCGGGAAATCAGCCGCCCATTTTTGTATATTTGCCTCAATGTCGGATACTGCAGTTCTCAAATCATCTTCATTGAACAGCGCATAGACCCCGACACTGAAAAATCCGACGGATGGTTTCAGAATGACCGGATAAGGAATCTTTGTATGATCGCCGCTTCGAAGTTGATCCAGTGTGACTTCTTCAAAAAACAGATCGGGATAGAGATCGGATACCGTTTTACGAAATGTTGCTTTGTCTTTCAGTATGCTGATCTTATGGACAAGTTCGCCGTCCGGCAGATTCGTATATATCCAATCGAGGGCGTTTTCAGAAACGGTATAGAGCCGTTCGCCGTCATGATATCTCTTTACCGCCTCTTTTGTACGTATGAAATTAAGGGTATTCCCTCTGGTATTGGAAACTGCATACTCGTTTGCAAGTACTGGAATTTTATTTGATGCAAGATATTTAAGCAGATAGTCGGAAACATATGGTTTTTCCAAAATTATCATAGAATCACCCTCGATAAATTATGTAAATTTATATAAATTTGCAGTTAAGCAGACTAATACATGTATTTATGCTAATTAAGCCGGTAAATATTTACCCATACTATATCCGGCGATATTACTGCTTTTACAGCCTTGTC
This Methanocorpusculum sp. DNA region includes the following protein-coding sequences:
- a CDS encoding ATP-dependent DNA helicase RecQ; the encoded protein is MTKGIQQTLERYFHHQTFRPNQQEIIETIVSGRDVLAVMATGGGKSLCYQLPAMMLEGMTIVISPLIALMKDQVDSLSNQGVTVETLNSLQTYDERRRVEREMKEGKIRILYVSPERAVTPAFFATLAGCKIALFAVDEAHCISMWGHQFRPEYREIKHLRDKFPGVPIAAFTATATQRVREDIIKELRLKDPAEFIGSFDRRNLRYSAFAEPNAQVRMQKIISYVTAHKDDSGIIYCFSRASTEEMAERLRKVHILANPYHAGLPTPERSRVQEGFLNNSIRVICATVAFGMGIDKPDVRYVIHSHMPKDIESYYQETGRAGRDGRPGECLLFYSAGDRRKIDTMLVREFTDPKKSEIAREKLDQMYAYCTAGSCRRRLLLSYFDEEIDECGNCDKCGDQPKKTVRPSGGSLTKVILSAVQAVDGMLTTPEFISFLLGLERAKTVRLQLNTHPYFGAAKGREREEVELEVSGLIQADKLRLKGKTVMKLCSAQ
- a CDS encoding ATP-grasp domain-containing protein; translation: MIILEKPYVSDYLLKYLASNKIPVLANEYAVSNTRGNTLNFIRTKEAVKRYHDGERLYTVSENALDWIYTNLPDGELVHKISILKDKATFRKTVSDLYPDLFFEEVTLDQLRSGDHTKIPYPVILKPSVGFFSVGVYALFNEDDLRTAVSDIEANIQKWAADFPETVIGSKFLLEQYIRGTEYAIDAYYDTEGKPVILNILTHRFASECDVRDRIYYTSAEIMQEYLQPFTRFLERINTQLRITDFPMHIEVRVTEDDIIPIEFNPLRFAGSCSTDIAYFAYGINTVDCYLNQIKPDFDDIIGKKLGKIYSMILLDKGGKEIDSDRFNYGKLYTEFEHVLDVRKVEAPEMGLFAFLFTETSVVNEQELDKALVSDFSEYLF